GAATGATCGCCAGCGCAATGATCTGGTGCCTTAGCGACAAGAGATGGTCCTCCCAAGATTTCCCGGCCGATTTCGTCCGCTACTCTACTCTTCACGGACCGCCGAAACATCTTGCACTAAAGCGGCAAGGATAATGCGTGGTCAAGTATAGCGCCTGCCGAGCAAGTCACTTGTCGCTGAATGGAGTGGGTAGATGATAGCGAGTCCGGGCCGAAGAGTATGGCAATAGTGTTGCTTTCTCGCAACGATTCCGCCTGATATTCTACAATGTGAAATTGCATGCTTGCCGATTGGCCGATCTCGTGTAACATAGCCGCATCCGCAATCAAATCAGAGGAGGCGTGAAATGAAATCCATTCTCGTGTTTAATCGCTTCTCTGGCGGAACAGCCATGGTGGTGTCGATGCGACATGTATCAAACCAAAGCCACTACGGTCATCCAGGCTACTAAGCCTTCGGATTTTCTGCCCGTTTAGTATTTCCCTCATTATCTTGACGTGACCGGCTACCGGAGCGTTCGCTCGCGTTTCCGCGTCTGTATCCGCGCGTCTTTTGACCTTCGAAAGGACCTGGCTGCATAGTTGCGCCGGGAAAGAAACTATGCGTGAAGCACAATCCTTAGTTGCCGGCACTCTTGCGGCGACCGTTGATGAACTTTGCCTGAAATTCGGCGTCCGGAAGACCGCGTTTGCGTTGTTCCTCGCCGCGTGGAGGCATCAGCAAACGGTAAATCAAACCTCTCAACTGTCCAATCGTATGCGCCAGGATATCTGCCTTCCGGACGGTGAGGAAACGTCCGGATTTCCTGTTTGGAATCTCCGGGTATGGTAAAGGGTCGAACTGACTACGGGGCGAGGGGTGTCAGATACGCCTCTCGCTCCATTCCCGGCCGGCTCAGCGCAGGTCTGGAATGTTATGCAGGCATGGCACGCCCGCAATTGGGCGTCCTGCCTGCATTTATCTATAATGATTAGGCGGCGGACATTTCCCGCGTCGCCAGGTCGCGCTGACGAGCCAAATAGGCGATCAGATCTTCGATCGTCACCAGAAGAAGACCGTGCCGTTCGGCAAACTTCTCAAGATCCGGAAGCCGCGCCATGGTGCCGTCGTCATTGGCAACTTCGCAGATCACCCCCGATCCCGAATGGCCGGCAAGTCTTGCGAGATCGACGGCTGCCTCGGTATGGCCGGGACGTCCAAGCACGCCCGCCGGGTGTGCGCGTAGCGGAAAAATATGCCCCGGGCGGGCAAAGTCGTCAGGCTTCGTGCCTTTTGTGACGAGGGCGCGGACCGTTGCCGCGCGATCGGCTGCGGAAATCCCTGTCGTCGTTTCCGGAATATAGTCCACGGACACCGTGAAGGCGGTCTTCAGAAGCTCGGTATTGCGCGGAACCATGAGGGGAATGTCGAGCTCATCCAGCCTTTCACCTTCCATTGCCACACAGATCAGTCCGCGTGCGTAATTCATCATGAAGGCAATTGCCGCAGGCGTGATAGCATCAGACGCAATCACAAGGTCGCCCTCGTTTTCCCGATCCTGATCATCAACGACAACAACGATCTCGCCACGCGAAATCGCCGCGATTGCATCTTCGATTTTAGAAATTGCCATGCACTTTGCCTTTCAAGGGTTAGCCGCTTTCGCAGCATCCAAGACTTCTTTCGAAGTCACTGTTTATCCCTTGGGCGAACAAGCCTGCGGACGCGCAACAACACCGGTTGCGCTCGCACGGTTGCTCTCTTCCATCCGGACTTTAACCGTCGGCCCCGGCCTCTCACCGGGTCTGCTGACCCTCCGCGATCCACGGAGGCGCTCGCGGGCTCCGAGTTTCCTCGATACCGCCGGTGGGGAGTTTCACCCCGCCCTGAGAACGCGGATAAGATAGGCGATCGATATGGCCTCCCGCAAGAGGGCAGTTTCCCTCTCACTGTTCTTTATGCGACGCAACCGATGAACAGATTGTTTTCTCTTAACCGACCGCGGTCAGGACATGATGAGACCGCCATCGACATTGATCGTCTGCCCTGTGATGTAGGCCGCATCGTCACTCGCGAGAAAGGTGACGAGGCCGGCGACGTCTTCGCCTGAACCGGCGCGCTTCATCGGAATGCCTTCGACCCACTCCTTCATCAACTCGCCCGGACCGTAATTGCCGAGCAGCTTGCCCCAGGCCTGATCATTATAGGCCCACATGTCCGTCTCGATGATGCCAGGGCAGAAGGCATTGACGGTTATGTTTTCGGTGGCGACTTCCTTTGCGAGGCTCTGCGTGATCCCGACCACGCCCATCTTCGAGGCGGCATAGTGCGGCGTATAAATGAAGCCGTCGCGTGCCTGCCCCGATGCCGTGTTGATGATACGTCCGCCGCGACCATGCTTGCGCATGCGCAGGATCGCTTCCTGCGCGCATAGGAAGACCCCCTTGGTATTGACCGCCATGACCTTATCCCACTCGCCTTCGGTCATGTCTTCAATCCGTGCGATCGTAATGACGCCGGCATTCTGGATCGATACGTCGACCGAACCAAAGGCATTTTCCGCCGCGTCATAAAGAGCCTTCACGCTTGCTTTGTCCGTGACGTCGCCGACGAAAGAGATCGCTTTGCCGCCGTCCTTCCTGATCTGCTCGGCAACGGAGTGCACCGACTCTTCATTGGCGGAAACGACGAGATTTGCACCTTCTTTCGCAAAGCGTCTTGCGATGGCGGCACCGATGCCCCGGCTACCTCCAGTGATGACGACGGTCTTGTTTTCGAAGCGGTTCATTTGGATTTCTCCCAGTCAATCGTTATCACCAGCAGCAGAAGCCGCCGTCGACCAGCAGGTCGACACCCGTGACAAAGCTTGCCGCCTCCGAAAGCAGGAATACGGCAGGGCCAACCATCTCATCGACCGTTGCCATGCGCTGCATCGGGGTCTGCTCTTCAAACAGCTTTGTCTGGTGGACCATCTCCGGCCGGGTGTTCATCGGCGTCGCGGTATAGCCGGGGGAGATCGTGTTGACGCGAATGCCGCGGCCGACCCATTC
The nucleotide sequence above comes from Rhizobium sp. CB3090. Encoded proteins:
- a CDS encoding DUF1127 domain-containing protein codes for the protein MREAQSLVAGTLAATVDELCLKFGVRKTAFALFLAAWRHQQTVNQTSQLSNRMRQDICLPDGEETSGFPVWNLRVW
- the ribB gene encoding 3,4-dihydroxy-2-butanone-4-phosphate synthase — encoded protein: MAISKIEDAIAAISRGEIVVVVDDQDRENEGDLVIASDAITPAAIAFMMNYARGLICVAMEGERLDELDIPLMVPRNTELLKTAFTVSVDYIPETTTGISAADRAATVRALVTKGTKPDDFARPGHIFPLRAHPAGVLGRPGHTEAAVDLARLAGHSGSGVICEVANDDGTMARLPDLEKFAERHGLLLVTIEDLIAYLARQRDLATREMSAA
- a CDS encoding glucose 1-dehydrogenase — translated: MNRFENKTVVITGGSRGIGAAIARRFAKEGANLVVSANEESVHSVAEQIRKDGGKAISFVGDVTDKASVKALYDAAENAFGSVDVSIQNAGVITIARIEDMTEGEWDKVMAVNTKGVFLCAQEAILRMRKHGRGGRIINTASGQARDGFIYTPHYAASKMGVVGITQSLAKEVATENITVNAFCPGIIETDMWAYNDQAWGKLLGNYGPGELMKEWVEGIPMKRAGSGEDVAGLVTFLASDDAAYITGQTINVDGGLIMS